CACTTCCGCTCGCTGAACAACATCGAATGCCCACTGCACCTCGTCCGCGGCATCTTCGACTTCATGCCGACCGCCACCGACGGCGACTGGGCCGTCGTCGCAGGCCGACTGCGCAATGTCGCCGGCGCCCTCCGGGGCTACCGGGCCACCCTGGAGGAGGGAGTGCGCCGCGGGCTGCTCTCCGGACCGCGCCAGGTCGTGACCGTGACCGGCCAGTTGAGCAGCTGGATCGGCGAGGACGACGGCGAGGGCGGCAACTGGTTCGCCGGCTTCGCCGCCTCGGGTCCCGACGGCCGCCGGGCCGAACTGGACTCCGCCGCCGCGCAGGCCACCGCCGCCGTCGGCGAGTTCCGCGACTGGCTGCGCGACACCTATGCCCCCGCCGCCGCCGGCGCCCCGGACATCGCCGGACGCGAGCTCTATGTCCGCTCCGCGCGCCGGCAGACCGGGGCCGACCTGGACCTGGACGAGGCCTACAGCTGGGCCTGGACCGAGTTCAACCGGCTGGAGGAGCAGCAGCGGGCCCTGGCCGAGCAGGTGCTCCCGGGCGCGACCCCGCTCCAGGCGCTGGAGCACCTGGAGCAGAACGGCCCGTCGGTCAAGGGCGTCGAGGGCGTCCGGGTCTGGCTGCAGCAGATCATGGACGGTGCCATCGAGGCACTCGACGGCACCCACTTCGACCTGGCCGGCCCGCTGCGCGAGGTGCAGGCGATGATCGCCCCGGCCGGGGCCGCCGCCGCGCCCTACTACAGCGCCCCGAGCCTGGACTTCAGCCGTCCCGGGCAGACCTGGCTGCCGACCCTGGGCCGCGAGACGTTCCCCACCTGGCAGCTGGTCAGCACCTGGTACCACGAGGGCGTTCCCGGCCACCATCTGCACCTCACCCAGCGGATGCGCTGCGCCGAGCAGCTGTCCCGCTACCAGACCACCATCGGCAACGTCAGCGCCGAGGTCGAGGGCTGGGCGCTCTACGCCGAGCGGCTGATGGACGAGCTCGGCTTCTTCGCCGACCCGGGTCACCGGATGGGCTTCCTGGACGAGCAGATGCTGCGCACCATCCGGGTCATCATCGACATCGGCATGCACCTGGAGCTGGAGATCCCGGCCGAGTCCCCGTTCCACCCCGGCGAGCGCTGGACCCCGGAGCTGGCGACCGAGTTCTTCGCCGACTACAACGGCAGCCCGGCCGCGATGCGCGAGAGCGAGATCACCCGCTACCTGGGCTGGCCGGGGCAGGCCATCGGCTACAAGCTCGGCGAGCGCGCCTGGCTGCGCGGCCGGGAGGAGGCCCGTCGGACGCACGGCGCCGACTTCGACCTCAAGACCTGGCACATGAAGGCGCTCTCGCAGGGCGGCTGCGGACTGGACGAACTGACGTCCCGCCTCGCCGCGCTCTGACCCCGGATCAGGACTGCGCCGTACGGCGGTCCCGGCCGACCCGATCACGGTGCCGTCGCGTGCCAAAGTCGGGCGAGTCGGGACCGCTGTCGCCCCCGTGCTCTAACGTGGCTGCGACGACTCGCCGCAGGAGGGTGACCGATGGCCGGTGACGCGCATACCAAGGCCCGAGGAAGCGAGCCCCGGCTCGACTCCGTGCTCGACTCCGTGACCGTCCATGCCTCCGGCGCCGTCTGCCGCAGATCCGCCCGGGTCGAACTGCCCGAGGCGGCCGGGGTGGTCGGCGCGGCCGAGGGGCCGTTCCGGGTCACCTTCACCGGGCTGCCGCTGGTGCTGGACGAGCACAGCCTGCGCGGGCGGGTCCTGGTCGGGCCGCCGAGCATGCGGGTGCTCGGGGTCCGGCGCTCGGTCCGGGCGGAGCTGCCGGAGCAGGCGGACCTCTCGCCGCTGCGCCACGCCTGCGACCTGGCCGAGGCCGAACTGGAGGCCGCCCGTGCCGAGCAGGCCGCCTGGTCGACCCAGATCGAGCACATCTCCGCGCTGCGCGCCGTTCCCACGCCGACCCGCCGGGGCGACCCGCCGCGCAGCGCGCCCACCGAGGCGCTGCTGGAGCTCGCCGACTTCGTCGACGCCCGGCTCGCCGAACTCCAGCAGCAGCTGTTCGTGGCGACGGACGCCCTCGACGAGGCCGAGCGGCGCGCCGAGTCCGCCCGGCGGCGGCTGGACGAGGCGTCCACTGCGCAGCCGACCGGGCCGGTGCGGACCAGCACCAGCGCCACCCTCACCCTGGCCTGGGAGCCGGCCGAGCGGGAGACCGTCAGCCCGGAGCCCGGGATCGGCGAGGCCGTGCTGGAGCTGGAGTACTCCGTTCCGGGCGCGACCTGGACCCCGGCCTACCACCTGCGGCTGACCGGCATCGAGGGCGACGCCCCCGGCGGCAGCCTGGCCATGCGGGCCTCGGTGGCCCAGCGCACCGGGGAGGACTGGACCGGCGTCCGGCTCGGCCTGTCCACCGCCGACCTCCGGCGGCGCACCGAGCTGCCGGTGCTGTCCTCGCTGCGGATCGGCCGTCGGCAGTCGCGGCCCGCGCCGCCGCTGTGGCGGGTCCCGCCGGAGGGGCTGCCCACCCTCTTCGCCGGCTACGACGCCTTCGGCCGCCCGGCGGGCGGTGCCGGCCCGGAGGCCGGGCGCGCGCCGATGCCCGCCGTCCGGCGCGCCCGCATGCTGGCGCGCCCGGGAGGCGGACCGGCGGGCGGCCCGGCCGGCGGTGGGGCGGACGCGTACGGGGCTCCGGCGCAACCGGTGCCCGGGCCGCCCGGAGCGGCGCCGACCGGGCGGCCCCAGCCGGCCCCGCCCCCAGCGGCACCGGTCGCTCCGTCGGCGTCGGGACCGTCCCGCAGCGCGGGGGCCCGGGCGCCGATCCCGGTCACCTACACCTCGGCGGTCGCGTCCGCCCTCCCGTCCGGGCCCCCGGCTCCGGGCGCGGCCTTCGCCGTGGAGGGGCTCCACTCGGACACCCTCCCCGGCAGCGGCGCGGCCCTCCCCGGCGAGGGACTGCGCGACCTCGACCGGCTGGTGCTCGCCGGACCCGACGAACCGGCGTCCGCACGCGGCCGGTTGCGTCCCGAGAACGGCGACGGCGCCCCGGCCGGGCCGGTCCCGCTCGGCGCCGTCGCCGAGTCCCGCTCCCGGGCGGAGGCCGTGGCCCGGCTCGACCTGCCGCCGAACAGCGTCCCGGTCCGGCACTCCGCCGGGTCCTTCGACTACCGCTACGACGCCGCCGCACCGGTCGACGTCCCCTCGGACGGCGCCTGGCACTCGGTCCCGGTCCGCGAGTTCCCGGTCGAGCTGGAGGTCGAGCACGTCTGCGTGCCCGCGGTGGACGCCCGCGTCTACGCCGCCGTCCAGCTCCGCAACAGCAGCGCCAACGCCCTGCTGGAGGGTGCCGCCGAGGTCACCGTCGACGGCGAGTTCCTGCTCGGCACCGCCCTGCCGACGCTCGCCCCCGGTCAGCGGCGCCGGGTCGGGCTCGGGATCGTGGAGAGCATCCGGGTCGCCCGGCGCACCAGCATGCGCGAGTCCACCGCCGGTCTGCGGTCCGGGACGACCGTGCTGGACCACGGCATCGAGATCGAGCTCGCCAACCGGCTCGGCCGAGCCGTCACCGTCGAGGTGCGCGAACGCGTCCCGGTCGGCAACGAGAAGGACATCCGGATCGAGGAGAAACCGGCCTCGCCGCCGTGGACCGCCGTCCCGCCCGAGGAGGACGAGGAGCACCAGCGCGGGCTGCGCCTGTGGCGGGTCACCCTGCCCGCGCGCTCCGGCATGGTGCTGACCGGCGGCTACGAGATCCGGATCCCGGCGACGAAGGCCGTGTTCGACGGCAACAGGAGGACCTGAGATGCCGCCCGAGTTGGTGACGCCGCTCCCGGTCGCCGCCGTCACGCTGCTGGAGGACCGCGCCGAGGTCGAGCGCCGGGCCGTGCTCGACCTCGCGCCCGGCACCCACCGGTTGCGCCTCGGCCCGGTCACCCCGCTCGCCGTCGACCGCTCGCTGCGGGCCGAACTCATCGGCCCCGAAGGGACGGTGACATCCGCCGCCACCGTCCTGGACGCCCGGCTGGTCCGCCACTGGACCCCGCCACCGGTCGGCGACCCCGGGCCCGACGCCTCCGAGCTGCGGCAGCGGGTGCACCGGCTCGGGGTCCGGCTCCGGGAGGCCGAGGCGCACCGGCTGCGGGCCGTCAGCCGGCTCGCGGTACTGGAGCAACTGCTCGACGAGCTGCGCCGGGACATCGGCGAGTCCGTCGGCGCGGGCACCCACGCCTTCGAACGCTGGTCGGGCGAGCTCGACCGGGCCTACGCCGCCCACCGCGACCGCTCCGAGGAACTGCGGTTGGTCACCGTGCGGTTGACCGAGCTCCGCAGCGAGCTGTGGCAGGCCGAGGCCGCCCGCGACCGGGCCGAGGAACCGCCGCCGGTGCTCACCGCCCATGTCGAGGTGGTGATCGAGGCCAGGACGCCGCTCGCGGCGGCCGACCTCCGGCTGCGGCACCTCGTCCCCTGCGCCCTCTGGCGCCCCGCCTACCGCGCCACCCTTCTCGACGACTCCGAGCTGCGACTGGAGTCCGACGCCATCGTCTGGCAGCGCACCGGCGAGGACTGGACCGAGGCCCGGCTCTCCTTCTCCACCGCCCGCTCGACCCAGGCCGCCGAACCGCCGAAGCTGCGGGAGGACGTCCTGCTGCTGGTCGACCGGACGCCGGAGGAGCGCCGCACCATCGAGGTCGACCTGCGGGAGGTTGAGATCCAGACCCTCGGACCCGGCGACAGCACCACCGACCTCGACGCCGCGCTCACCCTCCCCGGGGTGGACGACGGCGGTGAGGCCCGGCTGCTGCCCGCCCCGGCCCCGGTGACGGTGCGCAGCGACGGCCGCCCGCAGCGGGTGCACCTCACCGACGCCCGGCTCCCGGTCCGCACCGAGTACGCCTGCGCGCCGGAGCTGTCGCCGCTGGTCTCCCAGCTGGCCCGGTTCCGCAACGGCACCGGCCAGGTCCTGCTGTCCGGACCGGTGGACCTGGTCCGCGCCAGCGGCTTCGTCGGCCGGGGCGAACTCCGGTTCACCGCCGTGGACGCGGAGGCCGAGCTGTCCTTCGGCAGCGAGGACACCTTCCGGGTGGTCCGCAGCGTCCAGGAGACCCGCGACACCGGCGGCCTCAGCGGACGCACCGTCATCTCCCGCACGGTACTGCTCAATGTCTCCCGCTTCGCCCCGCCCGGCTCGGCCCCGGCCACCATCGTGCTCCGCGAACGGATCCCGGTCTCCGAGCTCGCCGCCGTGGAGGTCCAGCTGGTCAAGGAGCAGTGCGACCCGCCCCCGGCCGAGCTCGACGCCGACGGCATCCTCCGCTACGACCTCACCCTCGCCCCCGACGCCCGCCGCACCCTCAGCCTCGCCTACGAGCTCACCGCCGCCCGCGCCGTGGCCCTCTGAGGCCACGCCCCGCGCTCCGACGCACGCAGAAATCCCCTCGGGCTGTCCCGGGGGCGCGACCTACGCTGACGGCATGACGGGAACTCACAATGACTTGATCCGAGCACAGTTCGGGGTCCGGGCCGCGACCTTCACCGACGCCGGCTTCGCCGCGCGCGGGTCGGACTGGATCCTGGAACGGCTCGCTCCTGCGGCTGACGAGCAGGTGCTGGATGTGGCCGCCGGCGCCGCCCACCTGGGGCGTGCGCTGGCATCCCGGGTGAACCATGTCAGCGCCCTCGACCCGACCCCGGCGATGCTTGAGCAGGGACAGCGGCTCGCGGCCGCAGGCGGCCTGCGCAATCTCACCTTCACCGTCGGCGACGCGGCCGGACTGCCCTATCTGGACGGCCAGTTCGACCTGGTGGTGTGCCGACTGGCGCTGCATCGGGTGGCCGATCCGGCGACGATGGTGCGGGAGATGGTCCGGGTGACGCGTCAGGGCGGCCGGATCGGACTCGTCGACATGATCGCCGAGGCGGACCGGGCGTCGGCCGAGGAGGCTGACCGACTGGAACGCCTGCGCGATCCGAGCCACAACCGGACCCTGCCGCTCGCCGAGGTGCAGGGCCTGCTCGTGGCGGCCGGCGCCGCCCTGGCCTCGACCGCCCTCCGCGACGAGGATCTCGACCTGGAGGACTGGCTGGCGCGCAGCAGGACCCCGGACCGGGTGAGCGCCCAGATCCGGGCACGGTTCGAGGAGGAACTCGCCGGCGGCTCGGCGACCGGCCTGCGCCCGGTGCGCGGCGCTGACGGCGCCCTCAGGTTCACCCACACCTGGGCCGTCGTGACGGGCAGCCCGCGCGGCTGAGGAGGGGGTGGGCCCGGCCGGGCCGGACGCCGCGCCAGGACGGCGTCAGTCGTCCAGCCCGGCCCGCCCGGGTGGCACCGTGTGACATCCCCATGGTGCCGTGTGATGCCAAGGTGAACTCAAGTAGAGCCATCATTGACCTGCTCTGATGCCAATGGGAGCCAATAGTGCTTGCGATGGAGCCAGTGTGGTGCCACTCTAGAGCCATCGAGCTCACCGCCTGCGGAGAGATCACCGCCCGCGGCCGCTGAGCCGCAGCCCTTGAGGAGCACTCATCATGACCGACCTGGCCATCGCGGCGAACGGGTTGCGCAAGTCCTACGGCGACAAGGTCGTGCTCGACGGCATCGACCTGGCCGTGCCCGAAGGAACGGTCTTCGCCCTGCTCGGGCCGAACGGGGCCGGCAAGACCACCGTCGTGAAGATCCTCTCCACCCTCATCTCCGCCGACGGCGGTCGGGCCCGGGTCGCGGGCCACGACCTGGCCGCCGATCCTTCCCCAGGCTCTTCGAGCAGGGGAGGCCCCATGGCGGTGCGCGCCGCGATCGGCGTCACCGGGCAGTTCTCCGCCGTGGACGGGCTGATCACCGGCGAGGAGAACATGCTGCTGATGGCGGACCTGCACCACCTGCCCCGGCGCGAGGGACGGCGGGTCGCCGCCGACCTGCTGGAGCGCTTCGACCTGGTCGAGGCCGCGAAGAAGCCCGCCTCCACCTACTCCGGCGGCATGAAGCGCCGACTGGACCTCGCCATGACCCTGGTCGGCAACCCCCGGATCATCTTCCTCGACGAACCGACCACCGGCCTGGACCCCCGCAGCCGCCACAACATGTGGCAGATCATCCGCGAACTGGTCTCCGACGGCGTCACCGTCTTCCTCACCACCCAGTACCTCGAAGAGGCCGACCAGCTCGC
The Streptacidiphilus albus JL83 genome window above contains:
- a CDS encoding DUF4139 domain-containing protein — its product is MAGDAHTKARGSEPRLDSVLDSVTVHASGAVCRRSARVELPEAAGVVGAAEGPFRVTFTGLPLVLDEHSLRGRVLVGPPSMRVLGVRRSVRAELPEQADLSPLRHACDLAEAELEAARAEQAAWSTQIEHISALRAVPTPTRRGDPPRSAPTEALLELADFVDARLAELQQQLFVATDALDEAERRAESARRRLDEASTAQPTGPVRTSTSATLTLAWEPAERETVSPEPGIGEAVLELEYSVPGATWTPAYHLRLTGIEGDAPGGSLAMRASVAQRTGEDWTGVRLGLSTADLRRRTELPVLSSLRIGRRQSRPAPPLWRVPPEGLPTLFAGYDAFGRPAGGAGPEAGRAPMPAVRRARMLARPGGGPAGGPAGGGADAYGAPAQPVPGPPGAAPTGRPQPAPPPAAPVAPSASGPSRSAGARAPIPVTYTSAVASALPSGPPAPGAAFAVEGLHSDTLPGSGAALPGEGLRDLDRLVLAGPDEPASARGRLRPENGDGAPAGPVPLGAVAESRSRAEAVARLDLPPNSVPVRHSAGSFDYRYDAAAPVDVPSDGAWHSVPVREFPVELEVEHVCVPAVDARVYAAVQLRNSSANALLEGAAEVTVDGEFLLGTALPTLAPGQRRRVGLGIVESIRVARRTSMRESTAGLRSGTTVLDHGIEIELANRLGRAVTVEVRERVPVGNEKDIRIEEKPASPPWTAVPPEEDEEHQRGLRLWRVTLPARSGMVLTGGYEIRIPATKAVFDGNRRT
- a CDS encoding ATP-binding cassette domain-containing protein yields the protein MTDLAIAANGLRKSYGDKVVLDGIDLAVPEGTVFALLGPNGAGKTTVVKILSTLISADGGRARVAGHDLAADPSPGSSSRGGPMAVRAAIGVTGQFSAVDGLITGEENMLLMADLHHLPRREGRRVAADLLERFDLVEAAKKPASTYSGGMKRRLDLAMTLVGNPRIIFLDEPTTGLDPRSRHNMWQIIRELVSDGVTVFLTTQYLEEADQLADRIAVLHDGTIAAQGTADELKRLVPGGHVRLRFTDPTAYRDAVSAFPDATRDDQALALQLPSDGSQRDLRTVLDRLDSTGTEAAELTVHTPDLDDVFFALTGSTDIPNQATRPATRPAQSKENVR
- a CDS encoding DUF885 domain-containing protein, which encodes MADTTFTLTPRQIADAYLDALVAHNPGVAAELGLNLDDERQPDLSPAGFEAEAELARQALAALDALDPGYLDQEAAGFEAAEAACARLLRERLTAQLAVHDAGDHFRSLNNIECPLHLVRGIFDFMPTATDGDWAVVAGRLRNVAGALRGYRATLEEGVRRGLLSGPRQVVTVTGQLSSWIGEDDGEGGNWFAGFAASGPDGRRAELDSAAAQATAAVGEFRDWLRDTYAPAAAGAPDIAGRELYVRSARRQTGADLDLDEAYSWAWTEFNRLEEQQRALAEQVLPGATPLQALEHLEQNGPSVKGVEGVRVWLQQIMDGAIEALDGTHFDLAGPLREVQAMIAPAGAAAAPYYSAPSLDFSRPGQTWLPTLGRETFPTWQLVSTWYHEGVPGHHLHLTQRMRCAEQLSRYQTTIGNVSAEVEGWALYAERLMDELGFFADPGHRMGFLDEQMLRTIRVIIDIGMHLELEIPAESPFHPGERWTPELATEFFADYNGSPAAMRESEITRYLGWPGQAIGYKLGERAWLRGREEARRTHGADFDLKTWHMKALSQGGCGLDELTSRLAAL
- a CDS encoding class I SAM-dependent methyltransferase, translated to MTGTHNDLIRAQFGVRAATFTDAGFAARGSDWILERLAPAADEQVLDVAAGAAHLGRALASRVNHVSALDPTPAMLEQGQRLAAAGGLRNLTFTVGDAAGLPYLDGQFDLVVCRLALHRVADPATMVREMVRVTRQGGRIGLVDMIAEADRASAEEADRLERLRDPSHNRTLPLAEVQGLLVAAGAALASTALRDEDLDLEDWLARSRTPDRVSAQIRARFEEELAGGSATGLRPVRGADGALRFTHTWAVVTGSPRG
- a CDS encoding mucoidy inhibitor MuiA family protein → MPPELVTPLPVAAVTLLEDRAEVERRAVLDLAPGTHRLRLGPVTPLAVDRSLRAELIGPEGTVTSAATVLDARLVRHWTPPPVGDPGPDASELRQRVHRLGVRLREAEAHRLRAVSRLAVLEQLLDELRRDIGESVGAGTHAFERWSGELDRAYAAHRDRSEELRLVTVRLTELRSELWQAEAARDRAEEPPPVLTAHVEVVIEARTPLAAADLRLRHLVPCALWRPAYRATLLDDSELRLESDAIVWQRTGEDWTEARLSFSTARSTQAAEPPKLREDVLLLVDRTPEERRTIEVDLREVEIQTLGPGDSTTDLDAALTLPGVDDGGEARLLPAPAPVTVRSDGRPQRVHLTDARLPVRTEYACAPELSPLVSQLARFRNGTGQVLLSGPVDLVRASGFVGRGELRFTAVDAEAELSFGSEDTFRVVRSVQETRDTGGLSGRTVISRTVLLNVSRFAPPGSAPATIVLRERIPVSELAAVEVQLVKEQCDPPPAELDADGILRYDLTLAPDARRTLSLAYELTAARAVAL